One Punica granatum isolate Tunisia-2019 chromosome 3, ASM765513v2, whole genome shotgun sequence genomic window carries:
- the LOC116200999 gene encoding protein ESMERALDA 1-like isoform X1, producing the protein MQPYPRLSTGAATTSSPSHSPPSSPLRHHHHHPNHLSPRHRRSKARPAPPQPFPHRLSWLLLSLLLRRQGVFLFAPLLYISGMLLYMGSVKFDVVPVIRHRPDPGSIYRSPQVCEKLRPDMDADNSSADAISTIWKHSYKGGEWRPCLNKSSGALPESNGYIYVEANGGLNQQRSSICNAVAVAGFLNATLVIPNFHYHSIWRDPSKFGDIYDEDYFISSLENVVKIVDKIPEYMMERFGSNMTNVYNFRVKAWSPIRYYRDVVLPKLLEEKVIRISPFANRLSFDAPPSVQRLRCLANYEALRFSNLIRTLGESLVAKMKERSAKYGGKYVSVHLRFEEDMVAFSCCIFDGGEQEKIDMNAAREKGWRGKFTKPGRVIRPGTIRLNGKCPLTPLEVGLMLRGMGFDKNTSIYLASGKIYNSEKTMAPLLEMFPNLQTKETLLSEEELAPFKNYSSRMAAIDYTVCLHSEVFVTTQGGNFPQILMGHRRYLYGGHSKTIRPDKRKLALIFDNPNIGWKNFKRQMLSMRSHSDFKGFELKRPSDSIYTFPCPDCMCRANKTETPKSPPAT; encoded by the exons ATGCAACCGTACCCCCGCCTCTCCACCGGAGCCGCCACCACCTCCTCCCCTTCTCACTCTCCCCCTTCCTCCCCTCTccgccaccaccaccaccaccccaACCACCTCTCCCCCCGCCACCGCCGCTCCAAGGCCCGCCCCGCCCCTCCTCAGCCCTTCCCCCACCGCCTCTCCTGGCTCCTTCTCTCCCTTCTCCTCCGCCGCCAGGGCGTCTTCCTCTTCGCCCCTCTCCTCTACATCTCCGGCATGCTCCTCTACATGGGCTCCGTCAAGTTCGACGTCGTCCCTGTCATCCGCCACCGCCCCGACCCTGGCTCCATCTACCGCAGCCCCCAGGTTTGCGAGAAGCTCCGGCCCGATATGGACGCTGATAATTCCTCCGCCGATGCG ATATCAACCATTTGGAAACACTCTTACAAAGGCGGCGAGTGGAGACCATGCCTTAACAAGTCTTCTGGAG CCTTACCTGAATCAAatggttatatatatgttgaagCAAATGGCGGCCTGAATCAGCAGAGGTCATCG ATATGTAATGCAGTCGCTGTTGCAGGCTTTCTTAATGCAACCCTTGTAATTCCTAATTTTCATTATCACAGCATTTGGAGAGATCCCAG cAAATTTGGGGACATTTATGATGAAGACTATTTCATTAGTTCCTTGGAGAATGTTGTAAAGATTGTTGATAAGATCCCGGAGTATATGATGGAAAGATTTGGCAGCAATATGACCAATGTGTAcaatttcagagttaaagcaTGGTCGCCAATTCGTTATTACAGGGATGTTGTCCTCCCAAAGCTACTTGAAGAAAA GGTTATAAGGATTTCTCCTTTTGCAAATCGGCTGTCATTTGATGCACCGCCCTCTGTTCAACGGCTTAGATGCTTGGCAAATTATGAGGCGTTGAGATTTTCAAACCTTATACGTACTTTGGGGGAGTCATTGGTGGCAAAAATGAAGGAGCGGAGTGCAAAGTatggtggaaaatatgtatctgttcatcttcgttttgaGGAG GATATGGTTGCTTTCTCTTGCTGTATATTTGATGGTGGAGAGCAAGAAAAGATAGACATGAACGCTGCCAGGGAAAAGGGTTGGCGCGGGAAATTCACCAAACCTGGTCGAGTCATACGTCCGGGAACGATTAGGTTAAATGGGAAATGCCCTCTCACTCCTCTAGAG GTTGGGTTGATGCTTAGGGGAATGGGCTTCGATAAAAACACGTCAATTTATTTGGCATCTGGGAAGATTTACAATTCTGAGAAAACAATGGCGCCGCTACTAGAAATGTTCCCCAATCTGCAAACGAAAGAGACACTCCTATCCGAAGAGGAACTTGCACCATTTAAG AATTACTCTTCCAGGATGGCTGCTATAGACTACACAGTTTGTCTTCATAGCGAGGTTTTTGTGACAACTCAAGGTGGAAATTTTCCTCAGATTCTTATGGGTCATAGGAGGTATTTGTATGGTGGGCATTCTAAGACCATAAGGCCAGACAAACGGAAGTTGGCATTGATATTTGACAATCCTAATATCGG GTGGAAAAACTTTAAGCGCCAAATGCTGAGCATGCGATCTCATAGTGATTTCAAGGGGTTCGAGCTGAAAAGACCGAGTGATTCCATATATACATTCCCCTGCCCTGACTGCATGTGCCGTGCAAACAAAACTGAGACCCCAAAATCTCCACCAGCCACTTGA
- the LOC116200999 gene encoding protein ESMERALDA 1-like isoform X2, with the protein MQPYPRLSTGAATTSSPSHSPPSSPLRHHHHHPNHLSPRHRRSKARPAPPQPFPHRLSWLLLSLLLRRQGVFLFAPLLYISGMLLYMGSVKFDVVPVIRHRPDPGSIYRSPQVCEKLRPDMDADNSSADAISTIWKHSYKGGEWRPCLNKSSGALPESNGYIYVEANGGLNQQRSSICNAVAVAGFLNATLVIPNFHYHSIWRDPSKFGDIYDEDYFISSLENVVKIVDKIPEYMMERFGSNMTNVYNFRVKAWSPIRYYRDVVLPKLLEEKVIRISPFANRLSFDAPPSVQRLRCLANYEALRFSNLIRTLGESLVAKMKERSAKYGGKYVSVHLRFEEDMVAFSCCIFDGGEQEKIDMNAAREKGWRGKFTKPGRVIRPGTIRLNGKCPLTPLEVGLMLRGMGFDKNTSIYLASGKIYNSEKTMAPLLEMFPNLQTKETLLSEEELAPFKFAAPRITLPGWLL; encoded by the exons ATGCAACCGTACCCCCGCCTCTCCACCGGAGCCGCCACCACCTCCTCCCCTTCTCACTCTCCCCCTTCCTCCCCTCTccgccaccaccaccaccaccccaACCACCTCTCCCCCCGCCACCGCCGCTCCAAGGCCCGCCCCGCCCCTCCTCAGCCCTTCCCCCACCGCCTCTCCTGGCTCCTTCTCTCCCTTCTCCTCCGCCGCCAGGGCGTCTTCCTCTTCGCCCCTCTCCTCTACATCTCCGGCATGCTCCTCTACATGGGCTCCGTCAAGTTCGACGTCGTCCCTGTCATCCGCCACCGCCCCGACCCTGGCTCCATCTACCGCAGCCCCCAGGTTTGCGAGAAGCTCCGGCCCGATATGGACGCTGATAATTCCTCCGCCGATGCG ATATCAACCATTTGGAAACACTCTTACAAAGGCGGCGAGTGGAGACCATGCCTTAACAAGTCTTCTGGAG CCTTACCTGAATCAAatggttatatatatgttgaagCAAATGGCGGCCTGAATCAGCAGAGGTCATCG ATATGTAATGCAGTCGCTGTTGCAGGCTTTCTTAATGCAACCCTTGTAATTCCTAATTTTCATTATCACAGCATTTGGAGAGATCCCAG cAAATTTGGGGACATTTATGATGAAGACTATTTCATTAGTTCCTTGGAGAATGTTGTAAAGATTGTTGATAAGATCCCGGAGTATATGATGGAAAGATTTGGCAGCAATATGACCAATGTGTAcaatttcagagttaaagcaTGGTCGCCAATTCGTTATTACAGGGATGTTGTCCTCCCAAAGCTACTTGAAGAAAA GGTTATAAGGATTTCTCCTTTTGCAAATCGGCTGTCATTTGATGCACCGCCCTCTGTTCAACGGCTTAGATGCTTGGCAAATTATGAGGCGTTGAGATTTTCAAACCTTATACGTACTTTGGGGGAGTCATTGGTGGCAAAAATGAAGGAGCGGAGTGCAAAGTatggtggaaaatatgtatctgttcatcttcgttttgaGGAG GATATGGTTGCTTTCTCTTGCTGTATATTTGATGGTGGAGAGCAAGAAAAGATAGACATGAACGCTGCCAGGGAAAAGGGTTGGCGCGGGAAATTCACCAAACCTGGTCGAGTCATACGTCCGGGAACGATTAGGTTAAATGGGAAATGCCCTCTCACTCCTCTAGAG GTTGGGTTGATGCTTAGGGGAATGGGCTTCGATAAAAACACGTCAATTTATTTGGCATCTGGGAAGATTTACAATTCTGAGAAAACAATGGCGCCGCTACTAGAAATGTTCCCCAATCTGCAAACGAAAGAGACACTCCTATCCGAAGAGGAACTTGCACCATTTAAG TTTGCTGCTCCCAGAATTACTCTTCCAGGATGGCTGCTATAG